The following are from one region of the Capsicum annuum cultivar UCD-10X-F1 chromosome 1, UCD10Xv1.1, whole genome shotgun sequence genome:
- the LOC107877815 gene encoding protein argonaute 7: MEETTEESNTSKNCNSKPTTTKVYANNNNNIPHSNNNNNQYIAFGFHNNNNQNQYQTYPALLPLPPPAIPLQLPFPQNHNFRSRTLLEKPPLKQNHPLLATPSDSKLQDISASKVLQRQNDVSKQKYGRRFKAATTPESLVVARRPDSGGVEGPVISLLANHFLVQFDPSQRIFHYDVEISPHPSKDIARLIKKKLVEDHSVVLAGALPVYDGGRTIYSPIEFQNNKIEFFISLPIPSSGSNKSLLQSGEMVKLQKEGQQIKLFRVNIKLLSKFDGKELNSYLNKEGDDGGSPLPQEYLHALDVVLRESPTEKCITAGRSFYSSFMGGAKDIGGGAVALRGFFQSLRPTQQGLALNVDFSVTAFHESIEVISYLEKRLDFLHDISHRKTRVLTNEEKKEVEKALKNIRVFVCHRETVQRYRIYSLTEEVTENLCFQDRDGKILRIVNYFKDHYNYDILYRKLPCLQISRSKPCYLPMELCMICEGQKFLGKLSDDQTARILKMGCQRPRERKAIIDGVVTGSVGPTSGNHARDFKLQISREMTQLYGRILEPPKLKLGDRGQVRDLIPSRHDRQWNLLDSHVFEGTRVERWALMSFGGTSDQKSHIPKFINQLCQRCEQLGIFLNKNTVLNPQFEPLHLLNNVKNLETKLKKLHRASFNNLQLVICVMERKHKGYADLKRIAETSIGVVTQCCLYPNLDKISSQFLANLALKINAKVGGCTVALYNSLPSQIPRLFKYDGPVIFMGADVTHPHPLDDFSPSVAAVVGNVNWPAANKYVSRMRSQTHRQEIIQDLSTMIGEILDDFYEELLKLPERIIFFRDGVSETQFLKVLKEELQAIRVACSRFPGYKPPITFVVVQKRHHTRLFPCELDQSAIKGTFVNENILPGTVVDTVITHPSEFDFYLCSHWGVKGTSRPIHYHVLWDENQFTSDELQKLVYNLCYTFVRCTKPISLVPPAYYAHLAAYRGRLYLERFDLSTLTRSSSISRAAPPKTTPLPKLTENIKKLMFYC, from the exons ATGGAAGAAACAACTGAAGAGTCCAATACAAGCAAGAACTGCAACTCTAAACCAACAACTACCAAAGTATAtgctaataataacaacaatattccacatagtaataacaacaataatcagtATATTGCTTTTGGttttcacaataataataatcagaATCAATACCAAACTTACCCTGCTCTTCTCCCTTTACCTCCTCCTGCTATACCTCTGCAACTACCTTTCCCTCAAAATCACAACTTCAGATCAAGAACCCTCTTGGAGAAACCTCCATTGAAGCAGAATCATCCTCTTCTTGCCACCCCTTCTGATTCTAAGCTCCAAGATATCTCAG CCTCAAAGGTGCTCCAAAGGCAAAATGATGTGTCCAAGCAGAAATATGGAAGGAGATTCAAGGCTGCTACCACCCCAGAATCTCTTGTGGTGGCAAGAAGACCAGATTCTGGTGGTGTTGAAGGACCAGTAATCTCTCTTCTTGCTAATCATTTCCTTGTCCAATTTGATCCTTCACAGAGAATCTTCCATTATGATGTTGAAATTTCACCTCATCCATCCAAGGATATCGCTAGGTTAATCAAGAAAAAACTTGTGGAGGACCATTCTGTTGTTCTCGCAGGTGCTCTTCCTGTTTATGATGGTGGAAGGACAATATATAGCCCTATAGaatttcaaaataataagatTGAGTTTTTCATCAGCCTGCCAATTCCTAGTAGTGGCAGCAACAAGTCTTTGCTACAATCTGGAGAAATGGTCAAGTTGCAGAAAGAGGGACAGCAGATTAAGCTTTTCCGCGTTAACATCAAACTTTTATCCAAATTTGATGGGAAAGAACTAAACAGCTACTTGAATAAAGAAGGAGATGATGGTGGAAGTCCTCTTCCTCAGGAATATCTGCATGCATTAGATGTTGTGTTGCGTGAGAGCCCAACGGAGAAGTGTATAACAGCTGGGAGATCGTTTTACTCGAGTTTTATGGGAGGAGCAAAAGATATCGGAGGCGGAGCAGTGGCTCTAAGGGGGTTCTTTCAGAGTCTTAGACCAACACAACAAGGGCTTGCTCTCAATGTTGATTTCTCAGTGACTGCTTTCCATGAGAGTATTGAAGTGATCTCCTACTTGGAAAAGCGCCTGGACTTTCTCCATGATATTTCTCACAGGAAAACAAGAGTCTTGACGaatgaagagaagaaagaggTGGAAAAAGCACTAAAGAACATCAGGGTCTTCGTTTGCCACAGAGAGACTGTTCAGCGATATCGTATTTACAGCTTAACCGAGGAAGTTACGGAGAACCTCTGCTTTCAGGATAGGGATGGAAAAATTTTAAGAATAGTGAACTACTTCAAGGATCACTACAACTATGATATACTGTATAGGAAGTTGCCGTGCTTGCAGATTAGCAGAAGCAAACCTTGTTATCTTCCGATGGAACTTTGTATGATTTGTGAAGGACAAAAGTTTCTTGGGAAGCTTTCGGATGATCAGACTGCAAGAATACTCAAAATGGGATGTCAAAGGCCAAGAGAAAGAAAGGCCATTATAGACGGAGTTGTGACTGGATCGGTTGGACCAACAAG TGGCAATCACGCAAGGGACTTCAAGCTCCAAATCTCAAGAGAAATGACTCAATTGTATGGGAGAATTCTTGAGCCTCCCAAGCTTAAACTCGGGGATCGTGGTCAGGTTAGAGATCTTATTCCTTCCCGCCATGATAGGCAGTGGAATCTTCTGGATAGCCATGTCTTCGAAGGTACTCGAGTTGAGAGATGGGCGCTAATGAGTTTTGGTGGAACCTCTGATCAGAAGTCCCACATACCGAAATTCATAAACCAGTTATGTCAAAGGTGTGAGCAATTGGGCATCTTTCTAAACAAGAATACAGTACTTAACCCTCAGTTTGAACCCTTGCATTTGCTCAACAATGTAAAAAACTTGGAAACCAAACTCAAGAAGTTACATAGAGCTTCGTTTAACAATCTCCAACTTGTTATTTGTGTGATGGAGAGAAAACACAAAGGATACGCAGACTTGAAAAGAATTGCTGAGACAAGCATCGGGGTTGTTACCCAATGCTGTCTGTACCCGAACCTTGACAAAATTAGCTCACAGTTTTTGGCGAATTTGGCTCtcaagatcaatgccaaagttgGGGGATGCACAGTTGCATTGTACAATTCATTGCCTTCTCAAATACCACGGCTCTTCAAATATGACGGCCCAGTTATTTTTATGGGTGCAGACGTGACTCACCCACACCCTCTTGATGATTTTAGCCCCTCCGTCGCTGCTGTAGTTGGTAATGTGAATTGGCCAGCAGCCAACAAGTATGTCTCGAGGATGAGATCCCAAACACATAGGCAGGAAATCATCCAAGATCTCAGCACGATGATCGGggagattcttgatgatttttatGAGGAGCTACTAAAACTCCCTGAGAGAATAATCTTCTTCAGGGACGGAGTAAGTGAAACTCAATTCCTGAAAGTACTTAAAGAGGAACTCCAAGCAATTCGTGTGGCATGTTCAAGATTTCCAGGTTACAAACCTCCCATTACTTTCGTGGTCGTTCAGAAAAGACACCATACTAGGCTATTTCCATGTGAACTTGATCAGTCAGCAATTAAAGGCACGTTCGTCAACGAAAACATCTTACCAGGTACAGTTGTAGATACAGTGATCACTCATCCAAGTGAATTCGACTTCTATCTCTGCAGCCATTGGGGTGTAAAAGGAACAAGCAGGCCGATCCATTACCATGTTCTATGGGATGAAAACCAGTTCACTTCTGATGAACTACAGAAATTGGTGTACAATCTTTGCTACACTTTTGTGAGATGCACCAAGCCTATTTCACTGGTGCCCCCGGCTTATTATGCCCATTTAGCTGCGTACAGAGGCAGACTGTATCTTGAGCGTTTCGATTTGTCTACTCTAACAAGAAGTTCTAGCATATCTCGTGCTGCGCCACCAAAGACAACACCTTTACCTAAACTCACCGAGAACATTAAGAAGCTTATGTTTTACTGCTGA